Proteins encoded together in one Planctopirus ephydatiae window:
- the cphA gene encoding cyanophycin synthetase yields MELANVRALRGPNVWSQLTVIEATLDLRQVTMQFPLELAKFRGQLTEMVAFLAQEDETEVFSQAQQDRSILLGVAEVVVRLVVGLQNAAGSFVTLGRVVETRETGLFRIAFEYCEEDVGRQALKDALRLSRHALALENLLPGHAPELAISASGMVDELRTLDQQIRLGPSTNSIVMAAVARGIPFRRLNTRSLVQLGYGCKQHRILAAETDRTSAVAEAIVQDKELTKNLLEAVGVPVPKGRQVVDAEDAWAAALEIGLPVVIKPKDGNQGRGVAVNLSSKEQVFSAFAAAREEGREILVEKFAPGSDYRLLIIGYKLVAAARREPPQVVGDGRHTIRELVREVNLDPRRGEDHATPLSKIPLDDIACAVLADQGLIPDSVPAAGQLVLLRRNANLSTGGSAADVTELVHPEVAARVIDAVRMVGLDIAGVDVVASDISRPLEQQGGVIVEINAAPGLRMHLQPSSGQPRSVGEAIVNTMFPPGDDGRVPIVSVTGTNGKTTTTRLMAHIFRQQGKCVGMTCTDGVYIDDRRIDTGDCSGPRSARTVLSNPTVEAAVLETARGGILREGLGFDRCHVAIVTNIGEGDHLGMAGIETAEQLGRVKRVIVENVSPDGHAVLNAEDPITLAMADYCPGKVILFARSGDHPAIKSHLAKGGKAVYTQQNWLVAAEGSWSARVASLNNVPLTFSGLIGFQVDNTMASMAAAWALGIPFETIRSALETFSSDIRKAPARFNVLEAAGATLIIDYGHNSSAIVALLDAINQLPHGRRRIVYTAAGDRRDEDIVRQAQLIASGFDEIVIYEDQCTRGRADGEVIRLMRQGLSQGGRLSSILETRGEMVAIEMCLQRMEPGDLVLIQADQVDEAIQFVQNYISKLPLAVATQANPHRSRKSFEEE; encoded by the coding sequence ATGGAGTTGGCGAATGTCCGCGCGTTGCGTGGGCCGAATGTCTGGTCTCAATTGACCGTCATTGAAGCCACCCTGGATTTGCGTCAGGTAACCATGCAGTTTCCCCTCGAACTGGCCAAGTTCCGCGGACAACTGACAGAGATGGTGGCCTTTCTCGCACAGGAAGATGAAACCGAGGTCTTCAGCCAGGCACAACAGGATCGCTCGATCCTGCTTGGAGTCGCTGAGGTTGTGGTACGACTGGTTGTGGGCCTGCAGAATGCTGCGGGTTCATTCGTCACGCTAGGGCGCGTTGTCGAAACCAGAGAGACTGGCTTATTTCGCATTGCCTTTGAATATTGCGAAGAAGATGTGGGCCGGCAGGCATTGAAGGACGCTCTGCGTTTGTCCCGTCATGCCCTCGCACTGGAGAATCTGCTTCCCGGGCACGCACCTGAGCTGGCGATTTCTGCCTCGGGAATGGTTGACGAACTGCGGACACTCGACCAGCAGATTCGACTCGGGCCAAGTACCAATTCGATTGTCATGGCAGCTGTGGCTCGCGGCATCCCCTTCCGCCGCTTGAATACCCGCAGTCTGGTTCAGTTAGGCTATGGTTGCAAACAGCATCGCATACTCGCGGCTGAAACGGATCGCACCAGTGCAGTTGCCGAGGCGATTGTTCAGGACAAAGAGCTGACGAAGAACCTTCTGGAGGCAGTTGGTGTCCCTGTTCCCAAAGGGCGGCAGGTCGTGGATGCCGAAGATGCCTGGGCTGCGGCTCTCGAAATCGGTCTGCCCGTGGTCATCAAACCTAAAGATGGCAACCAGGGCCGGGGGGTCGCGGTTAACCTCTCTTCTAAAGAGCAGGTCTTTTCTGCCTTTGCAGCAGCTCGGGAAGAAGGGCGAGAGATTCTCGTTGAGAAGTTTGCTCCCGGTTCGGATTATCGACTGCTGATTATTGGCTACAAACTGGTGGCTGCTGCTCGCCGTGAACCTCCGCAAGTCGTGGGGGATGGGCGTCACACCATTCGCGAACTGGTTCGTGAGGTCAATCTCGATCCTCGCCGTGGTGAAGATCACGCCACGCCGCTCAGCAAGATTCCGCTCGATGATATCGCCTGTGCTGTGCTGGCCGATCAGGGATTGATTCCCGATTCTGTTCCCGCCGCGGGCCAACTGGTGCTGTTGCGGCGTAATGCCAATCTCAGTACAGGTGGCAGCGCTGCTGATGTGACGGAGTTAGTCCATCCGGAAGTCGCTGCACGAGTGATTGATGCCGTCCGCATGGTGGGCCTCGATATTGCCGGTGTCGATGTGGTGGCCAGTGACATCAGTCGGCCGCTCGAGCAGCAGGGCGGTGTGATTGTCGAGATCAACGCCGCTCCTGGATTGCGGATGCATCTCCAGCCTTCCTCCGGTCAACCTCGTTCGGTGGGTGAAGCAATTGTGAATACCATGTTCCCCCCCGGCGATGATGGTCGTGTACCCATCGTGTCAGTGACGGGAACGAATGGAAAAACGACCACGACACGCCTCATGGCACATATTTTCCGCCAGCAGGGCAAATGCGTCGGCATGACCTGCACTGATGGTGTCTACATTGATGATCGTCGCATTGATACGGGCGATTGCAGTGGCCCGCGCAGTGCTCGAACTGTTCTTTCAAACCCCACTGTCGAAGCGGCTGTGCTCGAAACCGCCCGTGGTGGAATTCTGCGCGAAGGGCTCGGCTTTGACCGCTGCCATGTCGCCATTGTGACCAATATTGGTGAAGGCGATCATCTCGGGATGGCTGGCATTGAGACAGCCGAACAACTTGGACGTGTCAAGCGAGTGATCGTCGAGAACGTCTCACCAGATGGTCACGCCGTCCTGAATGCCGAAGATCCCATCACTCTCGCCATGGCCGATTACTGCCCCGGGAAAGTGATTCTCTTTGCCCGCTCGGGTGATCACCCTGCGATCAAGTCGCATCTGGCCAAAGGTGGCAAAGCCGTCTATACCCAGCAGAACTGGCTGGTAGCAGCCGAAGGAAGCTGGAGTGCGCGAGTCGCTTCCCTCAATAATGTCCCACTGACATTCTCGGGACTGATTGGTTTTCAGGTCGACAATACCATGGCTTCGATGGCTGCGGCCTGGGCGCTGGGCATTCCCTTCGAAACGATCCGTTCGGCACTCGAAACGTTCAGCAGTGATATCCGTAAAGCACCGGCCCGGTTTAATGTGCTGGAAGCGGCTGGAGCCACATTGATTATCGATTATGGCCACAATTCATCGGCGATTGTCGCCTTACTCGATGCGATCAACCAGTTGCCACATGGCCGCCGCCGGATTGTCTATACGGCTGCAGGCGATCGCCGCGATGAAGATATCGTGCGGCAGGCTCAGCTCATTGCCAGTGGCTTTGATGAGATTGTCATCTATGAAGATCAATGCACGCGCGGCCGGGCGGATGGTGAAGTCATTCGACTGATGCGGCAAGGCCTCTCTCAAGGTGGCAGGCTCTCAAGTATTCTCGAAACCCGCGGTGAGATGGTCGCTATCGAAATGTGCCTCCAGCGGATGGAGCCCGGCGATCTGGTACTCATTCAGGCCGACCAGGTCGACGAAGCCATTCAGTTCGTCCAAAACTACATCTCGAAACTCCCACTGGCCGTCGCGACCCAGGCGAATCCTCATCGTTCCAGGAAGTCGTTCGAGGAAGAATAG